From the Caballeronia sp. NK8 genome, one window contains:
- a CDS encoding L-threonylcarbamoyladenylate synthase: protein MTIIYPSVAQIDEAAALLDAGELVAFPTETVYGLGGDAESPDAIARIYAAKGRPANHPVIVHLAPEADPGYWVRELPADAHKLIDAFWPGPLTLILKRAAHIPAAVSGGQDSVGVRCPSHPVAQQLLSAFHALRLGSGKQGGVAGPSANRFGHVSPTTAQHVRDEFGSAVHVLDGGAADVGIESTILDLSRGFPALLRPGHVSPQQIADVIGIAPRLPDGSDATAPRASGTLKAHYAPRTPLALLPFETIEPLIAAQDRASGKKIALVARASRAGEWAHAANVHFVAAPEDPQSYARDLYGLLRALDRANVERILIERLPATVEWIAVNDRLGRAAAAFEAEE, encoded by the coding sequence ATGACCATCATCTATCCGAGCGTCGCGCAGATCGACGAAGCCGCCGCCTTGCTCGATGCCGGCGAACTCGTCGCGTTTCCGACCGAAACGGTCTACGGACTCGGCGGCGACGCCGAGAGTCCGGACGCCATCGCACGCATCTACGCGGCGAAGGGCCGGCCGGCGAATCATCCGGTGATCGTGCATCTCGCGCCCGAGGCCGATCCGGGCTACTGGGTGCGCGAGCTGCCTGCCGATGCGCACAAGCTCATCGATGCGTTCTGGCCCGGGCCTTTGACGCTGATCCTCAAGCGCGCGGCGCATATTCCGGCGGCGGTGAGCGGCGGACAGGATTCGGTGGGCGTACGCTGCCCGTCGCATCCGGTCGCGCAGCAGTTGCTGTCGGCGTTTCATGCGCTTCGTCTGGGTAGCGGCAAGCAGGGCGGCGTGGCGGGGCCTTCGGCCAACCGGTTCGGCCATGTCAGCCCGACGACCGCGCAGCACGTGCGCGATGAGTTCGGCAGCGCGGTGCATGTGCTCGATGGCGGGGCGGCGGATGTCGGCATCGAATCGACGATTCTGGATCTGTCGCGCGGTTTTCCCGCGTTGTTGCGGCCGGGGCATGTGAGTCCGCAGCAGATCGCGGACGTGATCGGGATTGCGCCGCGTTTGCCGGATGGATCGGACGCGACGGCGCCACGCGCGTCAGGGACCTTGAAGGCGCATTACGCGCCGCGCACGCCGCTCGCGCTGCTGCCGTTCGAAACGATCGAACCGCTGATCGCCGCGCAGGATCGGGCGAGCGGGAAGAAGATCGCGCTGGTCGCGCGGGCATCGCGGGCGGGCGAGTGGGCGCACGCGGCGAACGTGCATTTCGTGGCCGCGCCGGAAGATCCGCAGAGTTATGCGCGTGATTTGTATGGTTTGTTGCGCGCGCTGGATCGGGCGAATGTCGAGCGGATTCTGATCGAGCGGTTGCCGGCGACGGTGGAGTGGATCGCGGTGAATGATCGGCTGGGGAGGGCTGCGGCGGCGTTTGAGGCGGAGGAGTGA
- a CDS encoding type II toxin-antitoxin system RelE/ParE family toxin — protein MKVVATPTFERAAKKLHARDRKVLDEAVREILAAPDVGVAKKGDLAGVFVHKFKLNKQETLLSYEFSASTIVLLSIGSHENFYRDLKR, from the coding sequence ATGAAAGTCGTCGCTACGCCGACCTTCGAGAGGGCGGCCAAGAAACTGCATGCACGCGACAGAAAGGTTCTCGACGAAGCAGTGCGTGAGATTCTCGCAGCGCCTGATGTGGGCGTCGCGAAGAAGGGCGATCTCGCGGGTGTCTTTGTTCACAAGTTCAAGCTGAACAAGCAGGAAACCTTGCTCTCCTACGAGTTCTCGGCGTCGACCATTGTGCTTCTGAGCATCGGCTCGCACGAGAACTTCTACCGCGACCTGAAGCGTTGA
- a CDS encoding SGNH/GDSL hydrolase family protein — MNKQRSTRAALVRFAQVATASAAFALLAACGGGGDDNNNSTPPGGVKLQVVSFGDSLSDVGTYAPVAAANFGGGRFTTNPGQVWVQNVAQYYGDTLAPAMTGGFGVPPTPQGGLGYAQGGSRVTNPIGIGHATTDPANYTQALTVPVVTQVSNYLSAHGSFNANQLVIINGGANDILFNLTAVQSGQMTPATATAAIGQAAIDLAGVIGKVVQSGATHVLVSNVPDIGTTPQGMMSNAQTRALLSQASLGFNQALAAALTKSGLMSKVIYLDIVPTLANITANFAQFGFTVSNTGTGCNLQAMAAAAQKFGEPNPQAFATSLFCSPQTLTVAGADQTYMYADTVHPTTHLHALYAQTAEQTIAKSGLGK; from the coding sequence ATGAACAAGCAACGCTCGACGCGCGCCGCACTGGTGCGCTTTGCTCAAGTCGCGACCGCCAGCGCGGCCTTTGCCCTGCTCGCCGCGTGCGGCGGCGGCGGTGACGACAACAACAATTCCACGCCGCCGGGCGGCGTCAAGCTGCAGGTGGTGTCCTTCGGCGACAGCCTGTCCGATGTCGGCACGTATGCGCCGGTCGCGGCGGCGAACTTCGGCGGCGGCCGCTTCACGACGAATCCGGGCCAGGTCTGGGTGCAGAACGTCGCGCAGTATTACGGCGATACGCTGGCGCCCGCGATGACCGGCGGCTTCGGCGTGCCGCCCACTCCGCAAGGCGGTCTCGGCTACGCGCAGGGCGGCTCGCGCGTGACCAATCCGATCGGCATCGGCCATGCGACCACCGATCCCGCCAACTACACGCAGGCGCTGACGGTTCCGGTCGTCACGCAGGTGTCGAATTATCTGTCCGCGCACGGCAGTTTCAATGCGAATCAGCTCGTCATCATCAACGGCGGCGCGAACGATATCCTGTTCAACCTCACCGCGGTCCAGAGCGGCCAGATGACGCCTGCCACGGCCACTGCCGCGATCGGCCAGGCGGCGATCGATCTGGCGGGCGTGATCGGCAAGGTCGTTCAGAGCGGCGCGACGCATGTGCTGGTGTCGAACGTGCCCGATATCGGCACGACGCCGCAGGGCATGATGAGCAACGCCCAGACGCGCGCGCTGCTCTCGCAAGCGTCGCTCGGGTTCAACCAGGCGCTTGCGGCTGCGCTGACGAAAAGCGGGCTGATGTCGAAGGTCATTTACCTCGACATCGTTCCGACGCTCGCCAATATCACGGCGAATTTCGCGCAGTTCGGCTTCACGGTGTCGAATACGGGCACGGGATGCAATCTGCAGGCGATGGCCGCGGCGGCGCAGAAGTTCGGCGAACCGAATCCGCAGGCTTTCGCGACCTCGCTGTTCTGCTCGCCGCAGACGTTGACGGTTGCAGGCGCGGATCAGACGTACATGTACGCCGATACCGTGCACCCGACGACGCATCTGCATGCGCTCTATGCGCAGACGGCGGAGCAGACGATTGCGAAATCGGGGTTGGGGAAGTAA
- the dacB gene encoding D-alanyl-D-alanine carboxypeptidase/D-alanyl-D-alanine-endopeptidase, with protein MPLASRPVSRRLSSIALAAALACAALGHIPDANARGGTKAESQAQSPERAAKGGAKSKRAAKGAKAEHAAKASVPAGPLPPSVMAALARAHVPLASMSVVVQRVGGPLPLVSVNANEPMLPASTMKLVTTYAGLSMLGPDYRWKTTAYADGEVDAQGILHGNLYIQGTGDPKLVPEELIDLVEQIRKNGITGIDGALVLDKRYFDASTRDLPAFDNDDTAPYNVGPDPLLYAFKSLSFTLTPSPDGQVSIDVLPQLAQLQIDNELRVTRGACTGSLQAASPSVAQTQGGFVQASFVGDYPLRCGSRTVNVAALDHSTFFAGGFLALWKQAGGAFQGATREGPTPSNARLVGTHRSPVLSDVVRDINKFSNNVMARNLFLTIGAAQSKPPATTAKSSAAIQAFLKRSALPMNGLTLDNGSGLSRDEHISATSLADLLMAANASPVAQVFVESLPIAGVDGTMRNRLTNAGALGNAHIKTGTLRDVRAIAGYVGAANGESYVVVSFINDPRAEAARGAHDALLEWVYEGARKPGTAD; from the coding sequence ATGCCGCTCGCTTCCCGCCCCGTGTCCCGCCGTCTTTCTTCGATCGCGCTCGCCGCAGCCCTCGCGTGCGCCGCGCTCGGGCATATCCCCGACGCCAACGCCCGCGGCGGCACGAAAGCCGAATCGCAGGCGCAGTCGCCGGAGCGCGCGGCAAAAGGCGGTGCGAAATCGAAGCGCGCGGCCAAGGGCGCAAAGGCCGAGCACGCCGCGAAAGCGAGCGTCCCCGCCGGCCCGCTGCCCCCTTCGGTGATGGCGGCGCTCGCGCGCGCGCACGTCCCGCTCGCGTCGATGAGCGTGGTCGTGCAGCGCGTCGGCGGGCCGCTGCCGCTCGTCTCGGTCAACGCGAACGAGCCGATGCTGCCCGCCTCGACGATGAAGCTCGTCACGACCTACGCGGGCCTCTCGATGCTCGGCCCCGACTATCGCTGGAAGACGACCGCGTATGCCGACGGCGAGGTGGACGCGCAAGGCATCCTGCACGGCAATCTGTACATTCAGGGCACGGGCGATCCGAAGCTCGTGCCGGAAGAGCTGATCGATCTCGTCGAGCAGATCCGCAAGAACGGCATCACGGGCATCGACGGCGCGCTCGTGCTCGACAAGCGCTACTTCGACGCCTCCACGCGCGATCTGCCCGCCTTCGACAACGACGACACCGCGCCCTATAACGTCGGCCCGGACCCGCTGCTCTACGCGTTCAAGTCGCTGTCCTTCACGTTGACGCCGAGTCCTGACGGACAAGTGTCCATCGACGTATTGCCGCAACTCGCGCAACTGCAGATCGACAACGAATTGCGCGTCACGCGCGGCGCATGCACCGGCTCGCTGCAGGCGGCGTCGCCGAGCGTGGCGCAGACGCAGGGCGGCTTCGTGCAGGCGTCGTTCGTCGGCGACTATCCGCTGCGCTGCGGCTCGCGCACGGTCAATGTCGCCGCGCTCGATCATTCGACTTTCTTCGCCGGCGGCTTCCTCGCGCTGTGGAAACAGGCGGGCGGCGCGTTCCAGGGCGCCACGCGCGAAGGCCCGACGCCGTCCAATGCACGGCTCGTCGGCACGCATCGCAGCCCGGTGCTGTCGGACGTCGTGCGCGACATCAACAAGTTCAGCAACAACGTGATGGCGCGCAACCTGTTCCTCACGATCGGCGCGGCGCAATCGAAGCCGCCCGCGACCACGGCGAAATCCTCCGCCGCGATCCAGGCGTTCCTGAAGCGCAGCGCCCTGCCGATGAACGGCCTCACGCTCGACAACGGTTCCGGCCTTTCGCGCGACGAGCACATCAGCGCGACCTCGCTCGCCGATCTGCTGATGGCGGCGAACGCGAGCCCGGTCGCGCAGGTGTTCGTCGAATCGCTGCCGATCGCGGGCGTCGACGGCACGATGCGCAACCGCCTCACCAACGCGGGCGCGCTCGGCAACGCGCACATCAAGACCGGCACGCTGCGCGACGTGCGCGCGATCGCGGGCTATGTCGGCGCGGCCAACGGCGAGAGCTACGTGGTCGTGAGCTTCATCAACGATCCGCGCGCCGAGGCCGCGCGCGGCGCGCACGATGCGCTGCTCGAATGGGTCTACGAAGGCGCGCGCAAGCCGGGCACGGCCGACTGA
- a CDS encoding response regulator — MRILLVEDDRMIAEGVRKALRADGFAVDWVQDGEAALTAVGGEPYDLMLLDLGLPKRDGLDVLKTLRARANSLPVLIVTARDAIADRVKGLDAGADDYLVKPFDLDELGARMRALIRRHVGRGESLVRHGELTLDPVGHQVTLAGAPVSLSAREFALLEALMARPGAVLSKSQLEEKIYGWGEEIGSNTVEVYIHSLRKKLGADLIRNVRGLGYMVAKDA; from the coding sequence ATGCGAATCCTGCTTGTCGAAGATGACCGGATGATCGCCGAAGGCGTGCGCAAGGCGCTGCGCGCGGACGGCTTCGCAGTCGACTGGGTGCAGGACGGCGAGGCCGCGCTCACTGCGGTCGGCGGCGAGCCTTACGATCTGATGCTGCTCGATCTCGGCCTGCCCAAGCGCGACGGGCTCGACGTGCTGAAGACGCTGCGCGCGCGCGCCAACTCGCTGCCGGTGCTGATCGTCACGGCGCGCGACGCCATCGCGGATCGCGTGAAAGGGCTCGATGCCGGCGCGGACGATTATCTCGTCAAGCCATTCGATCTCGACGAACTCGGCGCGCGCATGCGCGCGCTGATCCGCCGTCACGTGGGGCGCGGCGAGTCGCTCGTGCGGCACGGCGAACTGACGCTCGATCCGGTCGGGCATCAGGTGACGCTCGCGGGTGCGCCCGTGTCGCTGTCGGCGCGCGAGTTCGCGTTGCTCGAAGCGCTGATGGCGCGGCCCGGCGCGGTATTGTCGAAAAGCCAGCTCGAAGAAAAGATCTACGGCTGGGGCGAGGAAATCGGCAGCAATACGGTCGAGGTGTACATCCATTCGCTGCGCAAGAAGCTCGGCGCCGATCTCATCCGCAACGTGCGTGGCCTCGGCTATATGGTCGCGAAGGACGCCTGA
- a CDS encoding ATP-binding protein produces MRSIRRQLVIWLLALVIVGVGFAGWLIYRQALAEANELFDYQLQQIAAALPSEPFSSVLSSRSESDEGVVIQIWNRNGVLMYYSHPRVPLAPHAELGFSTEMTPRGEWRVYSAIVGDNVVQLAQPLSIRNRVAAGVAWRTLWPLVLLLPLLGLAIWVIVGRGLAPLQRVTRALDTRHPEALDPLSDQRLPQEVRPVVRALNALLSRLSTALDTQKAFVADAAHELRTPLAAVQIQAQLVARAQDDDTRREALKDLHEGIARATRLAEQLLALARSEPDGKKVETQVDLNALLESCVRGYVLVAQERGVDLGIETSEPATVKGDPDSLRVMFNNLIDNATKYTPRGGRVDVGVKVKDGRALVEISDTGPGIPQEERERVFDRFYRVGESADRARSDIAGTGLGLAIVRRIADQHGAAVTLGESQAGGLRVKVRF; encoded by the coding sequence ATGCGGTCGATTCGCCGGCAATTGGTGATCTGGCTGCTCGCGCTCGTGATCGTCGGCGTGGGGTTTGCCGGGTGGCTGATCTATCGGCAGGCGCTCGCCGAAGCCAACGAACTCTTCGATTACCAGCTTCAGCAGATCGCGGCGGCGTTGCCGTCGGAGCCGTTCTCGTCGGTGCTCAGCTCGCGCAGCGAGAGCGACGAAGGCGTCGTCATCCAGATCTGGAATCGCAACGGCGTACTGATGTACTACTCGCATCCGCGCGTGCCGCTCGCGCCGCATGCGGAGCTCGGCTTCTCCACCGAAATGACGCCGCGCGGCGAATGGCGCGTGTATAGCGCGATCGTCGGCGATAACGTCGTGCAGCTCGCGCAGCCGCTGTCGATCCGCAATCGCGTCGCGGCGGGCGTCGCGTGGCGCACGCTGTGGCCGCTCGTGCTGCTCCTGCCGCTGCTCGGGCTGGCGATCTGGGTGATCGTCGGACGCGGGCTCGCGCCCTTGCAGCGCGTGACGCGCGCGCTCGATACGCGTCATCCCGAAGCGCTCGATCCCCTCTCCGATCAACGTCTGCCGCAGGAAGTGCGGCCGGTCGTGCGCGCGTTGAATGCGCTGCTGTCGCGGCTGTCTACCGCGCTCGATACGCAAAAGGCCTTCGTCGCCGATGCCGCGCACGAACTGCGCACGCCGCTCGCCGCCGTGCAGATTCAGGCGCAACTCGTCGCGCGCGCGCAGGACGACGACACGCGCCGCGAAGCGCTCAAGGACTTGCACGAAGGCATCGCGCGCGCGACGCGCCTCGCGGAACAATTGCTCGCGCTTGCGCGATCGGAGCCGGACGGCAAGAAGGTCGAGACGCAGGTCGATCTCAATGCGCTGCTCGAAAGCTGTGTGCGCGGCTATGTGCTCGTCGCGCAGGAACGGGGCGTCGATCTCGGCATCGAGACGAGCGAGCCCGCGACCGTCAAGGGCGATCCGGATTCGCTGCGCGTAATGTTCAACAATCTCATCGACAACGCGACGAAGTACACGCCGCGCGGCGGCCGCGTCGACGTCGGCGTGAAAGTGAAAGACGGGCGAGCGCTCGTCGAGATCTCCGATACCGGTCCGGGCATACCTCAAGAAGAACGAGAAAGAGTGTTCGACCGGTTCTATCGCGTGGGAGAGAGCGCGGATCGTGCGCGCAGCGATATCGCGGGCACCGGCCTCGGGCTCGCGATCGTTCGGCGTATCGCGGACCAGCATGGCGCGGCGGTGACGCTCGGCGAATCGCAGGCCGGTGGCCTGAGAGTCAAGGTTCGATTTTGA